One region of Nycticebus coucang isolate mNycCou1 chromosome 10, mNycCou1.pri, whole genome shotgun sequence genomic DNA includes:
- the CD22 gene encoding B-cell receptor CD22 isoform X2: MHRPIPWLLLLVSMASSDVTKWKVTHPDALYAWAGACVWIPCEYRTVMQGENLDNVTVYLNPEFIKDVKAFTGHILYNTTKVEEAPSQQGRVQFLGDGTRNCTLSINPVWVNDSGQLGLRMMTRTEKWMEKIPLNVSEKPLVPQIQLPSEIRESETVTLTCLLNFACYEKAIRLQWTLNEGTDSVSRSISVANIFTKSQLTFQPRWEHHGKNVSCQLWGEEERQVLSQQTVQLNVKHLPKLKIQVSPSEPTVKEGESVNMMCKVVSSNPESKDVSWYKDGALKSAQRTLTLPAVAKEDSGKYWCQASSALGTNKSEEVALEVQYAPEPSRVQILPLPATEGKNIEMTCISPANPPPTNYTWYHNRNEVLGKTEKKFQIPKVFLGHAGTYSCLAENILGIGKIGQGAKLDVHYHPRNVTVVIQNPTPIREGDSVTLSCNYTSSNPAVTYYKWDPRGAWTEPSPGVLLIQKVAWNVKNITCTACNDLCSLSHPVSLNVHYAPRDVRVLQTSPTSEVHSGHRVVLQCEFSSSYPREVRYIWKKNGGSFLGEGKQLTFDSVSPEDAGNYSCSVNNSIGQTASEARRLQVLYAPRRLRVSMTPANSMMEGQKAALTCESDANPPVSQYTWFDWNNQNLPHTGQTLRLAPLKVQHSGAYRCQGSNRLGVGQSPPSTLTVYYSPETIGRRVATGLGLCLAALILVIFGVKLRRSWKKIQSQQGLQENSSGQSFFVRNKKVRRAPLSEGHHVMGCCNPVMEDSVNYATLRFPETDTTATGDAETSAAQRLHQDSSDMVTYSVLQRPRVGDYENVSPDSPEDEGIHYSELIQFGVGQRPRVQENVEYVTLKH; this comes from the exons ATGCACCGCCCCATCCCTTGGCTCCTGCTCCTGG TGTCCATGGCTTCCTCTGATGTAACGAAATGGAAGGTGACGCACCCCGACGCCCTCTATGCCTGGGCAGGGGCCTGCGTCTGGATTCCCTGTGAATACCGTACAGTGATGCAGGGAGAGAACCTGGACAACGTCACCGTGTACCTCAACCCTGAGTTTATCAAGGACGTCAAGGCCTTCACTGGCCACATCCTCTATAACACCACGAAGGTCGAGGAGGCTCCTTCTCAGCAGGGAAGGGTGCAATTCCTGGGAGACGGAACACGTAACTGCACCCTGAGCATCAACCCGGTGTGGGTGAATGACAGTGGCCAGCTGGGGCTGAGGATGATGACAAGGACCGAGAAATGGATGGAGAAAATACCCCTCAATGTCTCTG AAAAGCCTCTCGTACCTCAGATCCAGCTCCCTTCAGAAATTCGGGAGTCTGAGACAGTCACCCTGACCTGCTTGCTGAATTTCGCCTGCTATGAGAAAGCGATCCGGTTGCAGTGGACCCTGAACGAGGGAACTGATTCTGTCTCAAGATCCATTTCCGTTGCAAACATCTTCACTAAGAGCCAGCTCACATTCCAGCCGCGGTGGGAGCATCATGGGAAGAACGTGTCCTGCCAGctctggggagaggaggagaggcaggTGCTCTCCCAGCAGACTGTGCAGCTCAATGTGAAGC ACCTCCCGAAGTTGAAGATCCAAGTCAGTCCCTCTGAACCCACTGTGAAGGAGGGGGAGTCCGTGAACATGATGTGCAAGGTTGTCAGCAGCAACCCAGAGTCGAAAGACGTATCCTGGTACAAGGACGGGGCCCTGAAGAGTGCGCAGCGGACCCTGACTCTGCCCGCAGTGGCCAAGGAGGACAGTGGGAAGTACTGGTGTCAGGCCTCCAGTGCCCTGGGCACAAACAAGTCAGAGGAAGTGGCCCTTGAAGTGCAGT ATGCTCCAGAGCCTTCCAGAGTTCAGATCCTCCCGTTACCAGCTACTGAGGGAAAAAACATAGAGATGACTTGTATATCACCAGCCAATCCTCCGCCAACAAATTACACGTGGTATCACAACAGGAACGAAGTGctaggaaagacagaaaagaaattccAGATCCCAAAGGTCTTCCTCGGGCACGCAGGGACTTATTCCTGCTTGGCAGAAAACATTCTTGGCATTGGAAAGATCGGCCAAGGAGCTAAGCTGGATGTCCACT ATCACCCCAGGAACGTGACCGTGGTGATTCAAAACCCCACACCAATTAGAGAAGGAGACAGCGTGACCCTTTCCTGTAACTACACTTCCAGTAACCCTGCAGTCACCTACTATAAATGGGACCCCCGAGGGGCCTGGACTGAGCCATCACCCGGGGTGCTGCTGATTCAGAAAGTCGCCTGGAATGTGAAGAACATCACCTGCACAGCGTGTAACGACTTGTGTTCACTGTCACATCCTGTCAGCCTGAATGTCCACT ATGCCCCCAGAGACGTGAGGGTCCTGCAGACCAGCCCCACTTCTGAGGTTCATTCTGGACACCGGGTCGTTCTTCAATGTGAATTCTCAAGCAGCTACCCCAGAGAAGTCCGTTATAtctggaagaaaaatggaggaagCTTTCTGGGAGAAGGAAAACAACTGACTTTTGACTCCGTCTCCCCTGAAGATGCTGGAAATTACAGCTGCTCAGTCAACAACTCCATAGGACAGACTGCGTCAGAGGCCCGGCGCCTCCAAGTGCTGT ATGCACCCAGGAGGCTGCGGGTGTCCATGACCCCAGCCAACAGCATGATGGAGGGGCAGAAGGCAGCCCTGACCTGTGAGAGCGATGCCAACCCTCCTGTCTCCCAGTACACCTGGTTTGACTGGAATAACCAAAACCTCCCCCATACCGGCCAGACGCTGAGGTTGGCTCCTCTGAAGGTCCAGCACTCAGGCGCCTACCGGTGCCAGGGGTCCAACCGGCTGGGTGTGGGCCAGTCGCCTCCCAGCACCCTCACTGTCTACT ATAGCCCAGAGACCATCGGCAGGCGAGTGGCCACGGGCCTCGGGCTCTGCCTGGCTGCCCTCATTCTGGTCATCTTCGGGGTCAAGCTCCGGCGGAG CTGGAAGAAGatccagagccagcaggggcttcAGGAAAATTCCAGTGGTCAGAGTTTCTTTGTGAGGAATAAAAAG GTGAGAAGGGCCCCTCTCTCTGAAGGCCACCACGTTATGGGATGCTGCAACCCCGTGATGGAAGACAGCGTGAACTATGCCACCTTGCGCTTTCCTGAGACGGACACAACAGCAACTGG agatgCAGAGACCTCAGCGGCTCAGAGGCTCCACCAAGACAGCAGTGACATGGTCACTTATTCAGTGCTGCAGAGGCCTCGAGTG GGCGACTATGAGAACGTTTCTCCGGATTCTCCCGAGGATGAAGGGATTCACTACTCAGAGCTGATTCAGTTTGGGGTTGGGCAGCGGCCTCGGGTCCAGGAAAATGTGGAGTACGTGACTCTCAAGCACTGA
- the CD22 gene encoding B-cell receptor CD22 isoform X3: MHRPIPWLLLLVSMASSDVTKWKVTHPDALYAWAGACVWIPCEYRTVMQGENLDNVTVYLNPEFIKDVKAFTGHILYNTTKVEEAPSQQGRVQFLGDGTRNCTLSINPVWVNDSGQLGLRMMTRTEKWMEKIPLNVSEKPLVPQIQLPSEIRESETVTLTCLLNFACYEKAIRLQWTLNEGTDSVSRSISVANIFTKSQLTFQPRWEHHGKNVSCQLWGEEERQVLSQQTVQLNVKHLPKLKIQVSPSEPTVKEGESVNMMCKVVSSNPESKDVSWYKDGALKSAQRTLTLPAVAKEDSGKYWCQASSALGTNKSEEVALEVQYAPEPSRVQILPLPATEGKNIEMTCISPANPPPTNYTWYHNRNEVLGKTEKKFQIPKVFLGHAGTYSCLAENILGIGKIGQGAKLDVHYHPRNVTVVIQNPTPIREGDSVTLSCNYTSSNPAVTYYKWDPRGAWTEPSPGVLLIQKVAWNVKNITCTACNDLCSLSHPVSLNVHYAGNYSCSVNNSIGQTASEARRLQVLYAPRRLRVSMTPANSMMEGQKAALTCESDANPPVSQYTWFDWNNQNLPHTGQTLRLAPLKVQHSGAYRCQGSNRLGVGQSPPSTLTVYYSPETIGRRVATGLGLCLAALILVIFGVKLRRSWKKIQSQQGLQENSSGQSFFVRNKKVRRAPLSEGHHVMGCCNPVMEDSVNYATLRFPETDTTATGDAETSAAQRLHQDSSDMVTYSVLQRPRVGDYENVSPDSPEDEGIHYSELIQFGVGQRPRVQENVEYVTLKH, encoded by the exons ATGCACCGCCCCATCCCTTGGCTCCTGCTCCTGG TGTCCATGGCTTCCTCTGATGTAACGAAATGGAAGGTGACGCACCCCGACGCCCTCTATGCCTGGGCAGGGGCCTGCGTCTGGATTCCCTGTGAATACCGTACAGTGATGCAGGGAGAGAACCTGGACAACGTCACCGTGTACCTCAACCCTGAGTTTATCAAGGACGTCAAGGCCTTCACTGGCCACATCCTCTATAACACCACGAAGGTCGAGGAGGCTCCTTCTCAGCAGGGAAGGGTGCAATTCCTGGGAGACGGAACACGTAACTGCACCCTGAGCATCAACCCGGTGTGGGTGAATGACAGTGGCCAGCTGGGGCTGAGGATGATGACAAGGACCGAGAAATGGATGGAGAAAATACCCCTCAATGTCTCTG AAAAGCCTCTCGTACCTCAGATCCAGCTCCCTTCAGAAATTCGGGAGTCTGAGACAGTCACCCTGACCTGCTTGCTGAATTTCGCCTGCTATGAGAAAGCGATCCGGTTGCAGTGGACCCTGAACGAGGGAACTGATTCTGTCTCAAGATCCATTTCCGTTGCAAACATCTTCACTAAGAGCCAGCTCACATTCCAGCCGCGGTGGGAGCATCATGGGAAGAACGTGTCCTGCCAGctctggggagaggaggagaggcaggTGCTCTCCCAGCAGACTGTGCAGCTCAATGTGAAGC ACCTCCCGAAGTTGAAGATCCAAGTCAGTCCCTCTGAACCCACTGTGAAGGAGGGGGAGTCCGTGAACATGATGTGCAAGGTTGTCAGCAGCAACCCAGAGTCGAAAGACGTATCCTGGTACAAGGACGGGGCCCTGAAGAGTGCGCAGCGGACCCTGACTCTGCCCGCAGTGGCCAAGGAGGACAGTGGGAAGTACTGGTGTCAGGCCTCCAGTGCCCTGGGCACAAACAAGTCAGAGGAAGTGGCCCTTGAAGTGCAGT ATGCTCCAGAGCCTTCCAGAGTTCAGATCCTCCCGTTACCAGCTACTGAGGGAAAAAACATAGAGATGACTTGTATATCACCAGCCAATCCTCCGCCAACAAATTACACGTGGTATCACAACAGGAACGAAGTGctaggaaagacagaaaagaaattccAGATCCCAAAGGTCTTCCTCGGGCACGCAGGGACTTATTCCTGCTTGGCAGAAAACATTCTTGGCATTGGAAAGATCGGCCAAGGAGCTAAGCTGGATGTCCACT ATCACCCCAGGAACGTGACCGTGGTGATTCAAAACCCCACACCAATTAGAGAAGGAGACAGCGTGACCCTTTCCTGTAACTACACTTCCAGTAACCCTGCAGTCACCTACTATAAATGGGACCCCCGAGGGGCCTGGACTGAGCCATCACCCGGGGTGCTGCTGATTCAGAAAGTCGCCTGGAATGTGAAGAACATCACCTGCACAGCGTGTAACGACTTGTGTTCACTGTCACATCCTGTCAGCCTGAATGTCCACT ATGCTGGAAATTACAGCTGCTCAGTCAACAACTCCATAGGACAGACTGCGTCAGAGGCCCGGCGCCTCCAAGTGCTGT ATGCACCCAGGAGGCTGCGGGTGTCCATGACCCCAGCCAACAGCATGATGGAGGGGCAGAAGGCAGCCCTGACCTGTGAGAGCGATGCCAACCCTCCTGTCTCCCAGTACACCTGGTTTGACTGGAATAACCAAAACCTCCCCCATACCGGCCAGACGCTGAGGTTGGCTCCTCTGAAGGTCCAGCACTCAGGCGCCTACCGGTGCCAGGGGTCCAACCGGCTGGGTGTGGGCCAGTCGCCTCCCAGCACCCTCACTGTCTACT ATAGCCCAGAGACCATCGGCAGGCGAGTGGCCACGGGCCTCGGGCTCTGCCTGGCTGCCCTCATTCTGGTCATCTTCGGGGTCAAGCTCCGGCGGAG CTGGAAGAAGatccagagccagcaggggcttcAGGAAAATTCCAGTGGTCAGAGTTTCTTTGTGAGGAATAAAAAG GTGAGAAGGGCCCCTCTCTCTGAAGGCCACCACGTTATGGGATGCTGCAACCCCGTGATGGAAGACAGCGTGAACTATGCCACCTTGCGCTTTCCTGAGACGGACACAACAGCAACTGG agatgCAGAGACCTCAGCGGCTCAGAGGCTCCACCAAGACAGCAGTGACATGGTCACTTATTCAGTGCTGCAGAGGCCTCGAGTG GGCGACTATGAGAACGTTTCTCCGGATTCTCCCGAGGATGAAGGGATTCACTACTCAGAGCTGATTCAGTTTGGGGTTGGGCAGCGGCCTCGGGTCCAGGAAAATGTGGAGTACGTGACTCTCAAGCACTGA
- the CD22 gene encoding B-cell receptor CD22 isoform X4: MHRPIPWLLLLVSMASSDVTKWKVTHPDALYAWAGACVWIPCEYRTVMQGENLDNVTVYLNPEFIKDVKAFTGHILYNTTKVEEAPSQQGRVQFLGDGTRNCTLSINPVWVNDSGQLGLRMMTRTEKWMEKIPLNVSEKPLVPQIQLPSEIRESETVTLTCLLNFACYEKAIRLQWTLNEGTDSVSRSISVANIFTKSQLTFQPRWEHHGKNVSCQLWGEEERQVLSQQTVQLNVKHHPRNVTVVIQNPTPIREGDSVTLSCNYTSSNPAVTYYKWDPRGAWTEPSPGVLLIQKVAWNVKNITCTACNDLCSLSHPVSLNVHYAPRDVRVLQTSPTSEVHSGHRVVLQCEFSSSYPREVRYIWKKNGGSFLGEGKQLTFDSVSPEDAGNYSCSVNNSIGQTASEARRLQVLYAPRRLRVSMTPANSMMEGQKAALTCESDANPPVSQYTWFDWNNQNLPHTGQTLRLAPLKVQHSGAYRCQGSNRLGVGQSPPSTLTVYYSPETIGRRVATGLGLCLAALILVIFGVKLRRSWKKIQSQQGLQENSSGQSFFVRNKKVRRAPLSEGHHVMGCCNPVMEDSVNYATLRFPETDTTATGDAETSAAQRLHQDSSDMVTYSVLQRPRVGDYENVSPDSPEDEGIHYSELIQFGVGQRPRVQENVEYVTLKH, from the exons ATGCACCGCCCCATCCCTTGGCTCCTGCTCCTGG TGTCCATGGCTTCCTCTGATGTAACGAAATGGAAGGTGACGCACCCCGACGCCCTCTATGCCTGGGCAGGGGCCTGCGTCTGGATTCCCTGTGAATACCGTACAGTGATGCAGGGAGAGAACCTGGACAACGTCACCGTGTACCTCAACCCTGAGTTTATCAAGGACGTCAAGGCCTTCACTGGCCACATCCTCTATAACACCACGAAGGTCGAGGAGGCTCCTTCTCAGCAGGGAAGGGTGCAATTCCTGGGAGACGGAACACGTAACTGCACCCTGAGCATCAACCCGGTGTGGGTGAATGACAGTGGCCAGCTGGGGCTGAGGATGATGACAAGGACCGAGAAATGGATGGAGAAAATACCCCTCAATGTCTCTG AAAAGCCTCTCGTACCTCAGATCCAGCTCCCTTCAGAAATTCGGGAGTCTGAGACAGTCACCCTGACCTGCTTGCTGAATTTCGCCTGCTATGAGAAAGCGATCCGGTTGCAGTGGACCCTGAACGAGGGAACTGATTCTGTCTCAAGATCCATTTCCGTTGCAAACATCTTCACTAAGAGCCAGCTCACATTCCAGCCGCGGTGGGAGCATCATGGGAAGAACGTGTCCTGCCAGctctggggagaggaggagaggcaggTGCTCTCCCAGCAGACTGTGCAGCTCAATGTGAAGC ATCACCCCAGGAACGTGACCGTGGTGATTCAAAACCCCACACCAATTAGAGAAGGAGACAGCGTGACCCTTTCCTGTAACTACACTTCCAGTAACCCTGCAGTCACCTACTATAAATGGGACCCCCGAGGGGCCTGGACTGAGCCATCACCCGGGGTGCTGCTGATTCAGAAAGTCGCCTGGAATGTGAAGAACATCACCTGCACAGCGTGTAACGACTTGTGTTCACTGTCACATCCTGTCAGCCTGAATGTCCACT ATGCCCCCAGAGACGTGAGGGTCCTGCAGACCAGCCCCACTTCTGAGGTTCATTCTGGACACCGGGTCGTTCTTCAATGTGAATTCTCAAGCAGCTACCCCAGAGAAGTCCGTTATAtctggaagaaaaatggaggaagCTTTCTGGGAGAAGGAAAACAACTGACTTTTGACTCCGTCTCCCCTGAAGATGCTGGAAATTACAGCTGCTCAGTCAACAACTCCATAGGACAGACTGCGTCAGAGGCCCGGCGCCTCCAAGTGCTGT ATGCACCCAGGAGGCTGCGGGTGTCCATGACCCCAGCCAACAGCATGATGGAGGGGCAGAAGGCAGCCCTGACCTGTGAGAGCGATGCCAACCCTCCTGTCTCCCAGTACACCTGGTTTGACTGGAATAACCAAAACCTCCCCCATACCGGCCAGACGCTGAGGTTGGCTCCTCTGAAGGTCCAGCACTCAGGCGCCTACCGGTGCCAGGGGTCCAACCGGCTGGGTGTGGGCCAGTCGCCTCCCAGCACCCTCACTGTCTACT ATAGCCCAGAGACCATCGGCAGGCGAGTGGCCACGGGCCTCGGGCTCTGCCTGGCTGCCCTCATTCTGGTCATCTTCGGGGTCAAGCTCCGGCGGAG CTGGAAGAAGatccagagccagcaggggcttcAGGAAAATTCCAGTGGTCAGAGTTTCTTTGTGAGGAATAAAAAG GTGAGAAGGGCCCCTCTCTCTGAAGGCCACCACGTTATGGGATGCTGCAACCCCGTGATGGAAGACAGCGTGAACTATGCCACCTTGCGCTTTCCTGAGACGGACACAACAGCAACTGG agatgCAGAGACCTCAGCGGCTCAGAGGCTCCACCAAGACAGCAGTGACATGGTCACTTATTCAGTGCTGCAGAGGCCTCGAGTG GGCGACTATGAGAACGTTTCTCCGGATTCTCCCGAGGATGAAGGGATTCACTACTCAGAGCTGATTCAGTTTGGGGTTGGGCAGCGGCCTCGGGTCCAGGAAAATGTGGAGTACGTGACTCTCAAGCACTGA
- the FFAR1 gene encoding free fatty acid receptor 1 gives MDLPPQLAFALYVAAFVLGLPLNALAIRGAAEHARRRLTPSLVYALHLGCSDLLLAVSLPLKAAEALASGAWPLPAALCPALALAHFAPLYAGGGFLAALSAGRYLGAAFPLGYQAIRRPRYSWGVCVAIWALVLCHLGLVFGLEAPGGWLGIVTPVNGSPVCLEAWEPASAGPARLSLSLLLFCVPLLVTAFCYVGCLRALAHSGLSHRRKLRAAWAAGGALLTLLLCLGPYNASNVAGFLLPGMDSHWRQLGLITGAWSVVLNPLVTGYLGRGPGRGTVCAARTQGGISQK, from the coding sequence ATGGACCTGCCTCCGCAGCTGGCCTTCGCCCTCTACGTGGCCGCCTTCGTGCTGGGCCTCCCGCTCAACGCCCTGGCCATCCGGGGCGCCGCGGAGCATGCCCGGCGCCGCCTCACTCCCAGCCTGGTCTACGCCCTGCACCTGGGCTGCTCCGACTTGCTGCTGGCGGTCTCCCTGCCCCTGAAGGCGGCGGAGGCCCTGGCCTCGGGAGCCTGGCCCCTGCCCGCCGCACTCTGCccggccctggccctggcccactTCGCCCCGCTCTACGCCGGCGGGGGCTTCCTGGCCGCCCTGAGTGCTGGCCGCTACCTGGGCGCGGCCTTCCCCTTGGGCTACCAAGCCATCCGGAGGCCGCGCTATTCCTGGGGGGTGTGTGTGGCAATATGGGcccttgtcctctgtcacctggggCTGGTCTTCGGGTTGGAGGCTCCCGGAGGCTGGCTGGGCATCGTCACCCCGGTCAACGGCTCTCCGGTGTGCCTGGAGGCCTGGGAGCCCGCATCGGCCGGCCcggcccgcctcagcctctccctgCTCCTGTTCTGTGTGCCGCTGCTGGTCACGGCCTTCTGCTACGTGGGCTGCCTCCGGGCCCTGGCGCACTcgggcctgagccacaggcggaaGCTGAGGGCGGCCTGGGCGGCCGGCGGGGCCCTGCTCACGCTGCTGCTCTGCTTAGGCCCCTACAATGCTTCCAACGTGGCCGGCTTCCTGCTCCCCGGCATGGACAGCCACTGGCGGCAGCTGGGGCTCATCACAGGTGCCTGGAGCGTCGTGCTCAATCCGCTGGTGACCGGTTACTTGGGAAGGGGTCCTGGCCGGGGGACTGTATGTGCGGCAAGAACGCAAGGTGGGATATCCCAGAAGTAG
- the CD22 gene encoding B-cell receptor CD22 isoform X1, with translation MHRPIPWLLLLVSMASSDVTKWKVTHPDALYAWAGACVWIPCEYRTVMQGENLDNVTVYLNPEFIKDVKAFTGHILYNTTKVEEAPSQQGRVQFLGDGTRNCTLSINPVWVNDSGQLGLRMMTRTEKWMEKIPLNVSEKPLVPQIQLPSEIRESETVTLTCLLNFACYEKAIRLQWTLNEGTDSVSRSISVANIFTKSQLTFQPRWEHHGKNVSCQLWGEEERQVLSQQTVQLNVKHLPKLKIQVSPSEPTVKEGESVNMMCKVVSSNPESKDVSWYKDGALKSAQRTLTLPAVAKEDSGKYWCQASSALGTNKSEEVALEVQYAPEPSRVQILPLPATEGKNIEMTCISPANPPPTNYTWYHNRNEVLGKTEKKFQIPKVFLGHAGTYSCLAENILGIGKIGQGAKLDVHYHPRNVTVVIQNPTPIREGDSVTLSCNYTSSNPAVTYYKWDPRGAWTEPSPGVLLIQKVAWNVKNITCTACNDLCSLSHPVSLNVHCPCPPDAPRDVRVLQTSPTSEVHSGHRVVLQCEFSSSYPREVRYIWKKNGGSFLGEGKQLTFDSVSPEDAGNYSCSVNNSIGQTASEARRLQVLYAPRRLRVSMTPANSMMEGQKAALTCESDANPPVSQYTWFDWNNQNLPHTGQTLRLAPLKVQHSGAYRCQGSNRLGVGQSPPSTLTVYYSPETIGRRVATGLGLCLAALILVIFGVKLRRSWKKIQSQQGLQENSSGQSFFVRNKKVRRAPLSEGHHVMGCCNPVMEDSVNYATLRFPETDTTATGDAETSAAQRLHQDSSDMVTYSVLQRPRVGDYENVSPDSPEDEGIHYSELIQFGVGQRPRVQENVEYVTLKH, from the exons ATGCACCGCCCCATCCCTTGGCTCCTGCTCCTGG TGTCCATGGCTTCCTCTGATGTAACGAAATGGAAGGTGACGCACCCCGACGCCCTCTATGCCTGGGCAGGGGCCTGCGTCTGGATTCCCTGTGAATACCGTACAGTGATGCAGGGAGAGAACCTGGACAACGTCACCGTGTACCTCAACCCTGAGTTTATCAAGGACGTCAAGGCCTTCACTGGCCACATCCTCTATAACACCACGAAGGTCGAGGAGGCTCCTTCTCAGCAGGGAAGGGTGCAATTCCTGGGAGACGGAACACGTAACTGCACCCTGAGCATCAACCCGGTGTGGGTGAATGACAGTGGCCAGCTGGGGCTGAGGATGATGACAAGGACCGAGAAATGGATGGAGAAAATACCCCTCAATGTCTCTG AAAAGCCTCTCGTACCTCAGATCCAGCTCCCTTCAGAAATTCGGGAGTCTGAGACAGTCACCCTGACCTGCTTGCTGAATTTCGCCTGCTATGAGAAAGCGATCCGGTTGCAGTGGACCCTGAACGAGGGAACTGATTCTGTCTCAAGATCCATTTCCGTTGCAAACATCTTCACTAAGAGCCAGCTCACATTCCAGCCGCGGTGGGAGCATCATGGGAAGAACGTGTCCTGCCAGctctggggagaggaggagaggcaggTGCTCTCCCAGCAGACTGTGCAGCTCAATGTGAAGC ACCTCCCGAAGTTGAAGATCCAAGTCAGTCCCTCTGAACCCACTGTGAAGGAGGGGGAGTCCGTGAACATGATGTGCAAGGTTGTCAGCAGCAACCCAGAGTCGAAAGACGTATCCTGGTACAAGGACGGGGCCCTGAAGAGTGCGCAGCGGACCCTGACTCTGCCCGCAGTGGCCAAGGAGGACAGTGGGAAGTACTGGTGTCAGGCCTCCAGTGCCCTGGGCACAAACAAGTCAGAGGAAGTGGCCCTTGAAGTGCAGT ATGCTCCAGAGCCTTCCAGAGTTCAGATCCTCCCGTTACCAGCTACTGAGGGAAAAAACATAGAGATGACTTGTATATCACCAGCCAATCCTCCGCCAACAAATTACACGTGGTATCACAACAGGAACGAAGTGctaggaaagacagaaaagaaattccAGATCCCAAAGGTCTTCCTCGGGCACGCAGGGACTTATTCCTGCTTGGCAGAAAACATTCTTGGCATTGGAAAGATCGGCCAAGGAGCTAAGCTGGATGTCCACT ATCACCCCAGGAACGTGACCGTGGTGATTCAAAACCCCACACCAATTAGAGAAGGAGACAGCGTGACCCTTTCCTGTAACTACACTTCCAGTAACCCTGCAGTCACCTACTATAAATGGGACCCCCGAGGGGCCTGGACTGAGCCATCACCCGGGGTGCTGCTGATTCAGAAAGTCGCCTGGAATGTGAAGAACATCACCTGCACAGCGTGTAACGACTTGTGTTCACTGTCACATCCTGTCAGCCTGAATGTCCACT GTCCTTGCCCTCCAGATGCCCCCAGAGACGTGAGGGTCCTGCAGACCAGCCCCACTTCTGAGGTTCATTCTGGACACCGGGTCGTTCTTCAATGTGAATTCTCAAGCAGCTACCCCAGAGAAGTCCGTTATAtctggaagaaaaatggaggaagCTTTCTGGGAGAAGGAAAACAACTGACTTTTGACTCCGTCTCCCCTGAAGATGCTGGAAATTACAGCTGCTCAGTCAACAACTCCATAGGACAGACTGCGTCAGAGGCCCGGCGCCTCCAAGTGCTGT ATGCACCCAGGAGGCTGCGGGTGTCCATGACCCCAGCCAACAGCATGATGGAGGGGCAGAAGGCAGCCCTGACCTGTGAGAGCGATGCCAACCCTCCTGTCTCCCAGTACACCTGGTTTGACTGGAATAACCAAAACCTCCCCCATACCGGCCAGACGCTGAGGTTGGCTCCTCTGAAGGTCCAGCACTCAGGCGCCTACCGGTGCCAGGGGTCCAACCGGCTGGGTGTGGGCCAGTCGCCTCCCAGCACCCTCACTGTCTACT ATAGCCCAGAGACCATCGGCAGGCGAGTGGCCACGGGCCTCGGGCTCTGCCTGGCTGCCCTCATTCTGGTCATCTTCGGGGTCAAGCTCCGGCGGAG CTGGAAGAAGatccagagccagcaggggcttcAGGAAAATTCCAGTGGTCAGAGTTTCTTTGTGAGGAATAAAAAG GTGAGAAGGGCCCCTCTCTCTGAAGGCCACCACGTTATGGGATGCTGCAACCCCGTGATGGAAGACAGCGTGAACTATGCCACCTTGCGCTTTCCTGAGACGGACACAACAGCAACTGG agatgCAGAGACCTCAGCGGCTCAGAGGCTCCACCAAGACAGCAGTGACATGGTCACTTATTCAGTGCTGCAGAGGCCTCGAGTG GGCGACTATGAGAACGTTTCTCCGGATTCTCCCGAGGATGAAGGGATTCACTACTCAGAGCTGATTCAGTTTGGGGTTGGGCAGCGGCCTCGGGTCCAGGAAAATGTGGAGTACGTGACTCTCAAGCACTGA